GGTGTGACTTCGTATTATGTTTTAACTCCCACCTCCACGGATTACGAAGTGCCCATTGCATTCAACCGGGCAACGGTGCCTACAGATTTGTTTCAGCCGGGACAACATAAATACCTGGGCAATTTCCGATTCAATAACGCTGACTTCAATAAATTAGGGAATACCGTAACCACAGGCATTTTTTCTTACGGAAACAACTTTCAGGGTACTATACTCGCTTATCCCAATCCATTTACAAACCGTATTGTTTTAATCGGACTTGAATCCCTATTGCAGGGACAAGAGAAAGCGCAGGTTACCATTCTCAACACTTTAGGGGAGAACATGGCTGCATTTGAGGTCACAAATCAAAACCCTCAGTTTGAGGTACAGGATTTACCCAACGGAGTGTACTTTGTTCAGGTACAAAGTACTGTAGGAAAGGTTACGGTTAAGGTTGTGAAGCGATAAGCAAGGCTCTGACAATTCCACTGAAGTAATATAAACAGGAAGGAATATTATAACCAGGGGGTATGTTTTGGTATTAGTTAACTTCCATCTTTCGTATTGTGAACCTACAATAGCGAGCTTGCCGAACGGCCGAACCAAGCCCAAGAGAGGCAGCTCCGTTAGACAAGTCGTTAGTTTTGGTGGCTTTTTTGTTTTAACTGATGTGTAAGAAATTGTATTATTGATTCATTCTCATGAATTTTATACGCACATTGTTCTGATCTGATTCCGGAATGACTCCTATCCACATCTACATCCTCTTCTCTGTCCGTGCTGATAAATTTTACATTGGCAGAGCGCAGAACCCGTGGAAGCGCCTTGAAATGCATAACAACGGGGAAATGGAAAAGTTTACGGGGAAATACAAAGACTGGCAATTGCTGGCCGTCTTCGAAGTACGGGGCAGCAGCGGCGACGCGGAAAAAATCGAACGATACCTTAAAACCCAGGCAGAGGAGGAACTGATTGTGAAAATGGTAAAACCTGACTATACCCCCAAGGGTCCTTTGGAAAAATTGTACCGGGTGGAACGCTGATCTACCGGATCACACTCACGTGACCCACAAATTCATGTTTCTTCGCATGGTGGTCATATACGATTACTTTCCATACGTACACGTCCTCCTGAACGATCCTCCCTGATCCGCCCTGAACTTTTCCGTCCCACCCCAGCGTGGGGTCTGTTGTTTCAAAAATGCGATTGCCCCAGCGGTCATAGATGTAGAGTTCATATTTCCCCATATCCCACATAATTCCCCTGGGAAGAAATACCTGATTGTTGCCGTCGCCATTTGGCGTGATGGCATTCGGAGCATAGAATGTGAAATCTTCCTCCACTACTACCGTAAGGAAAATGGTATCTGAGCAATTTCCGTTCGTCACAATCAGGGTTACGGTGTATGTGCCGGGTGCGCTGTATGTGAAACTTGGATTCTGCTGGGTAGAGGTAGAATTATTCGGATCACCAAAGTACCATTGCCAGGCCGTGGCATTGCTGCTGCCGTCAGTGAAATAAACCGTAGGATTGCTTACTGAAGCAGGCTGCGGACTCGCGGAGAAATTCGCCGTGGGCTGAGGCTGCACGATCACCATAGCGGTATGCGTTACGGTTCCCGGACATCCCGATGCGTCGGTGATGGTTAGTGTTACATTATAAGTTCCCGGAACAGGGTAGCAGTAAACGGGATTGCAGTTCGTGGAATTTCCGCCATCGCCAAAATCCCACATACAGGTGGTTGCTGAAGGGGAGGTGTTCGAGAACGTTACACACAAAGGTGCGCATCCCACCGTGTCGATTCCTGAGAACGTCGCCACCGCCGGATTGGTTGGTGCAATGTTGGCAGTGGTGGTAGCAGTGCATCCATTAGCATCCGTAACAGTAATGGTATAAATACCCACGCCTAGGCCTGTTGCGCTGCTGCCATTTCCGCCATTTGGCGCCCAGTTATAAGTGTAAGCACCATTCCCACCACCCGCAGAAACCGTTGCAGAGCCGTTGTTTTGCCCGCAGGCTGTGGGAACGGTGTTGGTGGTGTTCAGGGTTAATTGCGGAGGTTGGGTGATGGTAATTGTTTGCGATGAGGTACATCCGTTGGCATCGGTAACCGTGAATGTGTAAGTGCCGGCACTAAGTCCTGTGGCGTTGGTTGTTGTTCCGCCTGAAGGACTCCAGTTGTAATTGAAGGGACCTGTGCCTCCGGTTACCGTAATATTTATACTGCCGTTGTTTTGTCCGAAGCAGGGAATATTAGTTTGGTTAGCTACCGCTGTGGAAATGTTCCCCGGATTACCCACCGTTACAGTGGCCGTACCGGTGCATCCGTTGGGATCAGAAATCGTTACCGTGTAAACTCCGGAAGAAAGTCCTGTGGCAGTTTGTCCGGTTTGATTTCCCGGTGACCACAGATAGGTGAAGGGTCCCGGCCCTGTGGGCGTTGCGGTAGCCGTGCCCGTATTTCCTGAACAGGAAGAGGGTGTGGAAACTGTGGCAATCTGAAGCCCGCCTACCGTAACCGTGGTAGTTGCCGTTACGGTGATGGTTCCGCTGCAGGTTTGGTTTGTAACTACTGCGGTGTAGGTAGTGGTAGTGGTGGGACAAACATTCAGGGTGGGAGTATTTCCCACTACATTGTTATTCCCGTCCAGCCACGAAAAGGTATACTGCGGGGCGCCATTGGGTGTGAAACGCTGTGCATCGTTGGCGGCATTCCACTGCGTGGGAAAATTTCTTCCGGGTACAATAACCCCTGCCGTGCCGGTTTGGTTATTCAACCCTTCAATGGCCGCTCCTCCGTTCCATGTGGTGCAGGTGGGCTTGTTCTGAATGTAAATATCAATAACATTGGTTGTTTCGTATAAAACAGTCTGATGCGTTGCAATGAGATTATTGCAGGAAAACATCGGAATCTGGTAGAAGGATACTACAAGATATCTGCAGGGAGCTGTGCCGCCGATCTGCCAGTAAATAGTTCCGCCCACGCCCGGATCAATATCATGCCAGGGTCCCATAATGCAATTAAGCATATCCGGATCCATGTTGGAAGGCATTGCGGTGGAAATAGGCCATGTATTGTAGCCATTGGCATTCGCCAAATCGAATGATACCAGTCCGTTGGATCCGATCAGACATTGTGTGTAGGTATTTCCGTAATACTCGAAACAGAATGGAAGGTTTACCACCGCTGACCATACATCATCTATCCCAACCAGAATGGGTGTGCCTACATTATACGGGTAAGGACTATAGGGAATTGACGCAACAGTATATCCCGTGGTGGCTACCGTGCCCTGGATTGTGGCTGTAATATTGGTACACCCGCTGCAGATCGTTTGATTAGGCCCCGTGACCACGCTCGGACATGCAGGAGTTTGAGCCGGCAACACTGCCGGTAGTATTCCCAGCAACACCGGGATCAGGTATTTCAAGATGCTATGCATGTACCTCTGTCAGACACAGACTTTTCTGTTGATGTTGCATTGCTCTGCGTAACTTATTCGGTGAAAACCAGTAAGTTACGAATTTACGATACTATTTTCATTTTTCCAATGACTATCCTGCTGAATTTGTAAAACTTCGAAATCGGTTTAGTCCCTGCAACCCCCGTTACATAAACATTCTCTTTTTGGTACATTTACCAAATTGACGCCTCGTTCCGCATGAAGTCTTTTTTCGCTCTTCTTTTCCTGTCCCACTGCTTTTGGGCATCTGCCCAATCTGTAAGCTGGTCTCAGGATCCTTTTGAACAGCCTGTTTTCACAGAAAATGCCGGACAATGGAATGATCTGATTCCGGGTCAGCGGGTACTTTTTCAAACCCGCAACCTGGGAATGGATATCTACGTTACTGATAAAGGCATTGTTTACCGGCACGACCGGGTGGTGCCGCTCAGCAGTGAAGAGAAGGAGAAGCGGTGGAAGGATTCGCCTTCGAGGGAATTTAAAATGAAGAACGGGCATTGGTCAGATTTTAAACTGTTACCGGAATTCGTCAGAATAGAGTGGAAGGGAGCGGGAGCGGGTGTAGAAGC
This genomic window from Bacteroidia bacterium contains:
- a CDS encoding GIY-YIG nuclease family protein; this encodes MTPIHIYILFSVRADKFYIGRAQNPWKRLEMHNNGEMEKFTGKYKDWQLLAVFEVRGSSGDAEKIERYLKTQAEEELIVKMVKPDYTPKGPLEKLYRVER
- a CDS encoding gliding motility-associated C-terminal domain-containing protein encodes the protein MHSILKYLIPVLLGILPAVLPAQTPACPSVVTGPNQTICSGCTNITATIQGTVATTGYTVASIPYSPYPYNVGTPILVGIDDVWSAVVNLPFCFEYYGNTYTQCLIGSNGLVSFDLANANGYNTWPISTAMPSNMDPDMLNCIMGPWHDIDPGVGGTIYWQIGGTAPCRYLVVSFYQIPMFSCNNLIATHQTVLYETTNVIDIYIQNKPTCTTWNGGAAIEGLNNQTGTAGVIVPGRNFPTQWNAANDAQRFTPNGAPQYTFSWLDGNNNVVGNTPTLNVCPTTTTTYTAVVTNQTCSGTITVTATTTVTVGGLQIATVSTPSSCSGNTGTATATPTGPGPFTYLWSPGNQTGQTATGLSSGVYTVTISDPNGCTGTATVTVGNPGNISTAVANQTNIPCFGQNNGSINITVTGGTGPFNYNWSPSGGTTTNATGLSAGTYTFTVTDANGCTSSQTITITQPPQLTLNTTNTVPTACGQNNGSATVSAGGGNGAYTYNWAPNGGNGSSATGLGVGIYTITVTDANGCTATTTANIAPTNPAVATFSGIDTVGCAPLCVTFSNTSPSATTCMWDFGDGGNSTNCNPVYCYPVPGTYNVTLTITDASGCPGTVTHTAMVIVQPQPTANFSASPQPASVSNPTVYFTDGSSNATAWQWYFGDPNNSTSTQQNPSFTYSAPGTYTVTLIVTNGNCSDTIFLTVVVEEDFTFYAPNAITPNGDGNNQVFLPRGIMWDMGKYELYIYDRWGNRIFETTDPTLGWDGKVQGGSGRIVQEDVYVWKVIVYDHHAKKHEFVGHVSVIR